A window of Desulfuromonas soudanensis genomic DNA:
CCGGAGATGAAAAAACGCAGGCGGCCGCCGAAACGCTGGCGGATGGCGCGGAAAACCAGGCGATCAGCCAAGCGATATTTGATCCCCAGCAGACCGACCGGTTGACGATGCACGTATCGGCAATAGACGTATTGGCGGCCGATCTCCACCGCCTGATGAAAAAGTTTGCGCTTGAAGGGGTTCATCTGGTGGACGTTTTCGTAGATGCGCGAGTAGATCTTCTCGAAGAGCCTCGGCACGCTGACCATGGTCGTCGGCCGGACCTCAAGAATATTCTCCACTACCTTGTCGACGCTCTCGGCAAAAGCCACATGACAGCCGTACATGAGGGCGGCATGATAGCCGGCGGTGCGCTCGAGAACGTGGCTGAGGGGCAAAAAGCTGAGAAATACTTCGGAACTCTCCATTCCTCCAAGCTGCTTCACCCCGTACCAGGCGTCGGCAATCATATTGGCCTGGGTCAGCATGACCCCCTTGGGAACCCCCGTCGTCCCCGAGGTGTAGATAATGGTGAGCAAGTCCTCGGAAGAAATTTTCTCGCTTTCCGCCTCGATTTCCTGCTGTTCGCTCTCGGTCAGAGGATAGGAAATTTCCGACAGCTGAAAGAGGGTGTAGACCGGCAGGGCCTTGTCGCCCATGAAACGCTCATAGGAGACGATCAGCTCGACGTCGGGAATCTGATCCCGGACACTCAGGAGCTTTTGATACTGAACCCGCGTTGAAACAAAGACTATTTTCGCCTCGGAATGGTTGATGACGTAAGCGGCCTGCGCGGCCGTATTGGTGGCGTAAATCGGCACGGTGATCGCGCGCACCATCTGGATGCCCAGGTCGGAAATCGCCCAGCCGCCTCGGTTCTCGGAGAAGATGGCGACGCGATCTCCCGGCTGGACGCCGGCCTTTTTCAAACCGCGGGCGGCCATCAGGACCCGCTCGTACAGATGTTCGTAGCTCAGGGAAATCCACTCCCCGCCCTTCTTGTAGCTGACAGCGGTCTGCCCGGCAAACCTGGCCGCATTGGCCTTGAGCATTTCAGGAATCGATTTGTACGGCAGCTCGCTCATCCTCTTCCCCTTTTTCAGCAGGTTGTTCGTTTTATATCTAACTTTTACGTTCACGTCAAGTCAAATCTAAAACACTATTCTACGATATTCGAAAACTTTCCCCGGGCCCGCCCCGCTCATTTGAATACATGGCTTAAAAGGCCTGGGCCGCCCATGGATGTTTCAATATTTACAGGAGGTGGGTGAGTCCGCCGTTTTCAAGGCGGAACGCCACCCACCTCCCCTTCTACCGGTCAGAAATTATAGGCGAGTTGAATGCTGGCGATATCGACAGCGTTCTCGAATTCGCCGACGAGGGTCC
This region includes:
- a CDS encoding AMP-dependent synthetase/ligase codes for the protein MSELPYKSIPEMLKANAARFAGQTAVSYKKGGEWISLSYEHLYERVLMAARGLKKAGVQPGDRVAIFSENRGGWAISDLGIQMVRAITVPIYATNTAAQAAYVINHSEAKIVFVSTRVQYQKLLSVRDQIPDVELIVSYERFMGDKALPVYTLFQLSEISYPLTESEQQEIEAESEKISSEDLLTIIYTSGTTGVPKGVMLTQANMIADAWYGVKQLGGMESSEVFLSFLPLSHVLERTAGYHAALMYGCHVAFAESVDKVVENILEVRPTTMVSVPRLFEKIYSRIYENVHQMNPFKRKLFHQAVEIGRQYVYCRYVHRQPVGLLGIKYRLADRLVFRAIRQRFGGRLRFFISGGAPLDKTINEFMWIIGIPTFEGYGLTETSPAVTLNNIDEVRFGSVGRPLEKTEVKLAEDGELLVKGPQVMRGYYKNPEETEKTMTGGWLLTGDIAKIDGDGFVYIVDRKKEIIVTSGGKNIAPQPMENELKLDKYISQAFVYGDSRPYLVAILTPNLERLLELAHQQNLSYFDMEDLVSHSRVRALFAERIALVNGKLPSYETIKKFVLIARDFSVEGGELTPTMKLKRKVIYETYRDKIEKLYLENGNGGKG